A portion of the Bacteroidia bacterium genome contains these proteins:
- a CDS encoding GAF domain-containing protein has translation MSESLIVSGNTKTERYQSLLPQLKALVEGEKDFLANLANITSALKYGMNWFWVGFYFVKENNLVLGPFQGTVACTRIAYGKGVCGKSWSEKKIILVEDVNAFPGHIACSSDSQSEIVLPIFNSKKEIFMVLDVDSERLSTFDETDSKHLQEVVNIVEKLFFETV, from the coding sequence ATGTCAGAATCACTCATTGTTTCAGGAAATACAAAAACAGAACGCTATCAATCCTTGTTGCCACAACTAAAAGCGTTGGTAGAAGGTGAAAAAGATTTTTTGGCAAACCTCGCCAACATCACGTCTGCGTTGAAATACGGCATGAATTGGTTTTGGGTTGGATTTTATTTTGTGAAAGAAAATAATTTAGTCTTAGGTCCTTTTCAGGGAACAGTTGCGTGCACGCGTATTGCTTATGGAAAAGGTGTTTGCGGGAAATCTTGGTCGGAGAAAAAAATAATTTTAGTGGAAGATGTAAATGCGTTTCCAGGACATATTGCTTGCAGTTCCGATTCTCAATCGGAAATTGTGTTGCCGATTTTCAATTCTAAAAAAGAAATTTTTATGGTGTTGGATGTAGACAGTGAGCGGCTTTCTACATTTGATGAAACAGATTCTAAGCATTTACAAGAGGTGGTAAACATCGTTGAAAAATTATTTTTTGAAACAGTATGA
- a CDS encoding insulinase family protein encodes MKKKFLRSTFLVALIFSSAIVFAQKTAEKTYKYETYSDDPMHTRIYTLDNGLTVYMSVYKNAPRIQTFITTKAGSKFDPHDATGLAHYLEHMLFKGTEHFGTKDYAKEKPLLDKIDTLFEVYRHTTDETKRTKIYHQIDSVSYLASGYAIANEYDKMMASIGGKGSNAFTSVEQTVFEDDIPSNQVAKWIDIEADRFSDPVMRLFHTELEAVYEEKNRNLDDDGEKSYEALCAGLYRKHPYGTQTTIGTIHDLKNPSLKKIIHYFHTYYVPNNMAICLSGDFDPDKTIRMIDEKFGSMKRKALPTFIPPVEDTISKPIVKNVVGPEAPNTMIGFRFGGANSADADMLMLVDKILYNSKAGLIDLNLVQQQKVLTASTYLEIRKDYSDEILTAEPKDGQTLEQATQLLLNQIENLKKGNFPDWLPQAVVENMKLDETKTEESNNARAMEYVSTFTQGVSWEKAVEQIDRISKITKQQIIDFANAHFSNNYVVVYKRVGVDSTIEKVTKPDITPVQVNREDESPFLKRIEAMPVKPIQPVFVDYKKDIVQTHIKNNVPLFYNENKENKTFDMYYVFDMGSNNDNRLNLVTSYLKYLGTSKLSSAEVQQEFYKLACTYNVYAAEDEIYVSLNGLTENFDKALQLFESLLNDPKSDKEALDNLVSDVLKERENQKKDKNTILFGALRSYGVYGAKSPFTNILSAQQLQQINPDTLTGIIKNLESYQHHILYYGSSSTEEITTALNKYHQMPATLRPVPKPAPFKELDNTNQVYVVNHDMKQAEIIILSKGGTYDEKLAPVISMFNEYFGGGMSSIVFQDLRESKALAYSVYSDYSSPKNKDKHYLMFSYIGSQADKLPQSMAGMTNLLDTLPKSPVEFNAAKDAILQKIRTERITRAQILFNYENAQKLGLDHDIRSDIFAKVPSLTLNDIENFQKNYVKGLKYTILVMGDKNALDLKALAKYGQVNFLTMKDIFGY; translated from the coding sequence ATGAAAAAAAAATTTTTACGAAGCACTTTTTTAGTCGCTCTTATTTTCTCTTCCGCGATTGTTTTCGCGCAGAAAACAGCTGAAAAAACATATAAATACGAAACGTATTCGGACGATCCGATGCACACACGCATTTACACCTTAGACAATGGCTTGACCGTTTATATGAGTGTTTATAAAAATGCGCCGCGTATCCAAACGTTTATCACAACCAAAGCTGGAAGTAAATTTGATCCGCACGATGCAACAGGATTGGCGCACTATTTAGAGCACATGTTGTTTAAAGGAACAGAACATTTCGGAACGAAAGATTACGCAAAAGAAAAACCATTGCTTGATAAAATTGATACGCTTTTTGAAGTGTATCGTCACACAACGGACGAAACAAAACGCACTAAAATTTATCATCAAATAGACAGTGTTTCTTATTTAGCGTCGGGTTATGCAATTGCAAATGAGTATGATAAAATGATGGCTTCTATTGGCGGAAAAGGCTCCAATGCCTTCACTTCCGTAGAACAAACTGTTTTTGAAGATGATATTCCGAGTAACCAAGTAGCGAAATGGATTGACATCGAAGCCGATCGTTTTAGCGATCCGGTGATGCGTTTGTTTCACACTGAATTGGAAGCGGTTTATGAAGAAAAAAACAGAAATTTAGATGATGACGGAGAAAAATCTTACGAAGCTTTGTGTGCTGGTTTGTATCGCAAACATCCTTACGGAACACAAACTACGATTGGAACGATTCACGATTTAAAAAATCCATCGTTAAAAAAAATCATTCATTATTTTCATACCTATTATGTTCCGAACAATATGGCGATTTGCCTTTCTGGTGATTTTGATCCAGATAAAACAATCCGAATGATTGATGAAAAATTTGGTTCGATGAAACGCAAAGCATTGCCAACATTCATTCCTCCAGTAGAAGATACAATTTCAAAACCTATTGTGAAAAATGTAGTGGGTCCAGAAGCTCCTAATACCATGATTGGTTTTCGTTTTGGTGGTGCGAATTCTGCAGATGCCGATATGCTTATGTTGGTTGATAAAATTTTGTACAATTCAAAAGCCGGACTAATCGACTTAAATTTAGTACAACAACAAAAAGTATTGACGGCAAGTACGTATCTCGAAATCAGAAAAGATTATTCGGATGAAATTTTGACGGCAGAACCAAAAGATGGACAAACCTTGGAACAAGCTACTCAATTATTACTCAATCAAATTGAGAATTTGAAAAAAGGAAATTTCCCAGATTGGCTGCCACAAGCCGTTGTGGAGAACATGAAATTAGACGAAACAAAAACGGAAGAAAGCAATAATGCTCGCGCCATGGAATACGTGTCAACATTTACACAAGGAGTAAGTTGGGAAAAAGCGGTGGAACAAATTGATCGTATTTCAAAAATTACCAAACAACAAATTATTGATTTCGCGAATGCACATTTCAGCAATAATTACGTAGTTGTTTACAAACGTGTAGGTGTGGACAGCACGATTGAGAAAGTTACAAAACCAGACATTACACCTGTTCAGGTGAATCGTGAAGATGAATCGCCGTTTTTGAAACGTATTGAAGCAATGCCGGTAAAACCTATTCAACCCGTATTTGTTGATTATAAAAAAGACATCGTGCAAACACATATTAAAAATAATGTGCCGCTTTTCTATAACGAAAACAAGGAAAATAAGACTTTCGACATGTATTATGTTTTTGATATGGGAAGCAATAACGACAATCGCTTAAATTTAGTAACCAGTTATTTAAAATACCTCGGAACCTCCAAATTAAGCTCTGCAGAAGTGCAACAAGAATTTTACAAATTAGCTTGCACTTATAATGTATATGCTGCGGAAGATGAAATTTATGTGAGCTTAAACGGATTGACAGAAAATTTCGATAAAGCATTGCAATTGTTCGAAAGCTTGTTGAATGACCCGAAATCGGATAAAGAAGCTTTGGATAATTTAGTTTCCGATGTATTGAAAGAACGCGAAAATCAGAAAAAGGACAAAAACACTATTTTGTTTGGAGCCCTACGCTCTTACGGCGTTTACGGAGCTAAATCGCCATTCACAAATATTTTATCGGCTCAACAATTACAACAAATAAATCCGGATACACTTACCGGAATTATCAAAAACTTAGAATCCTATCAACATCATATTTTGTATTATGGATCATCTTCGACGGAAGAAATTACAACGGCGCTTAATAAATACCATCAAATGCCTGCAACACTTCGTCCTGTCCCAAAACCTGCACCATTCAAGGAATTAGACAATACTAATCAAGTGTATGTGGTGAATCACGATATGAAACAAGCGGAAATAATTATTTTATCAAAAGGCGGAACGTACGATGAAAAATTAGCACCAGTAATTTCGATGTTCAATGAATATTTTGGCGGCGGAATGTCTTCGATTGTATTCCAAGATTTGAGAGAATCGAAAGCTTTGGCGTATTCTGTTTACTCCGATTACAGCTCGCCAAAAAATAAAGACAAACATTATTTAATGTTTTCGTACATCGGTTCGCAAGCAGACAAATTACCACAATCCATGGCAGGCATGACGAATTTGTTAGATACCTTGCCAAAATCACCAGTAGAATTTAATGCAGCCAAAGACGCCATTCTTCAGAAAATAAGAACGGAGCGAATTACAAGAGCGCAAATACTTTTTAATTATGAAAATGCGCAAAAATTAGGATTAGATCACGATATTCGTTCCGATATTTTTGCGAAAGTTCCTTCGCTCACATTAAATGACATTGAAAATTTTCAAAAAAATTATGTAAAAGGATTAAAATATACTATTCTTGTGATGGGAGATAAAAACGCATTGGATTTAAAAGCGTTGGCGAAATACGGACAAGTGAATTTTCTGACGATGAAAGACATTTTCGGATATTAA
- a CDS encoding DinB family protein: protein MKQLLLQYVTYNHWANQRIVTILNSNKALLNVESKSSFPTLKKTFFHLWDAEYVWLNRMNGEPITSWPSTKYQQDVPLNKCLETSKNLIEFVTANNEELLNASCTYKNMQQDEFSQSYADIIMHCINHSTYHRGQLVTMMRQLGVTTIPATDFIVFLKEKQK, encoded by the coding sequence ATGAAACAACTTTTACTTCAATATGTAACCTATAACCACTGGGCAAACCAGCGCATTGTTACCATTTTAAATTCAAACAAAGCATTGTTAAATGTAGAATCAAAAAGTAGTTTCCCGACCTTGAAAAAAACTTTTTTTCACCTGTGGGATGCAGAATATGTTTGGCTAAATCGCATGAATGGCGAGCCCATCACCTCTTGGCCCAGCACAAAATACCAGCAAGATGTGCCACTCAATAAGTGTTTGGAAACATCTAAAAACTTGATTGAATTTGTAACTGCCAATAACGAAGAATTGTTGAACGCCTCTTGTACTTACAAAAATATGCAGCAAGATGAATTTTCGCAAAGCTACGCCGACATTATTATGCACTGCATCAACCACAGCACTTATCATCGCGGACAATTGGTTACGATGATGCGACAATTGGGCGTAACAACAATTCCCGCTACTGATTTTATTGTGTTTTTGAAAGAAAAACAGAAGTAA